The DNA region tatatttatttgtatcaTCACTCATCAGCTTGAAATCATTCTCTCTCATCTTTCCTCCCCGCGCAGAGTTTCTTCTCTTTTACCCCACATTTCCTTTATCtctcctccctctctctctctctactctctgcTCACTGTCTCTCTCTAgctgactctctctctctctctgagaaTGTCTACGACAACAATCGGCGAACACATCAGACTCCGACGAGCTAGGCACCACCAAACCATCCGCCACAACGCCGCCGCCGACGATGATCCGCCGCTGACACACGTCGTCCCTCCAATCTCCCAGCCCACTCGCTTCTGTCACTCAGCAATGTCATCCTTCTCTCTCCCCACTTCCTCCAACGAACCCACAAAGAAGAAACAGCTCGGCTTCCCGCAAGCTGCGTCCTTTCGCGGCACGAACTGCACCGCCTCCGCAGCTGCTCACGAGGTTTCCGTTCCCTCCGCGATTCGCTCCTCTGCAGATTgggacaagaagaagaagaagaggaacaggaagaagaagaagaagggaagaAGCTACGAAGATGGTTCGGTTAGGTTCTTAAGCGAGTCTAGAGACGTTGATGGCGGCGGCTGCGTCGCGGTTCCGGACGTTTGGTGCGGTCCAGGACTAGGGTTCTCGACGGATGCTGTGTCGGTGGATCCTCCGAGAAGGAATCTCCCGTCTTCGTCGCGTCGTAAAATTGACGTGGATAAGAACAATCCTAATCAAACAGAGGTAGTAAAGGTGGACGCTTTATGTTCTAATTTCAAGTC from Raphanus sativus cultivar WK10039 chromosome 8, ASM80110v3, whole genome shotgun sequence includes:
- the LOC108822273 gene encoding uncharacterized protein LOC108822273 isoform X2, whose amino-acid sequence is MSTTTIGEHIRLRRARHHQTIRHNAAADDDPPLTHVVPPISQPTRFCHSAMSSFSLPTSSNEPTKKKQLGFPQAASFRGTNCTASAAAHEVSVPSAIRSSADWDKKKKKRNRKKKKKGRSYEDGSVRFLSESRDVDGGGCVAVPDVWCGPGLGFSTDAVSVDPPRRNLPSSSRRKIDVDKNNPNQTEVEPTLFSSRYHGHLRRPYSDDLTEMMMLRNGFLMGRTTDLLDHFHNLRLDVDNMTYEQLLELGDRIGYVNTGLKESEIRRCLRKINPSASNTLFADRKCSICQDEYAREGQVGKLECGHSFHVQCVKQWLSRKNACPVCKKTAYVKP
- the LOC108822273 gene encoding E3 ubiquitin-protein ligase RING1 isoform X1, yielding MSTTTIGEHIRLRRARHHQTIRHNAAADDDPPLTHVVPPISQPTRFCHSAMSSFSLPTSSNEPTKKKQLGFPQAASFRGTNCTASAAAHEVSVPSAIRSSADWDKKKKKRNRKKKKKGRSYEDGSVRFLSESRDVDGGGCVAVPDVWCGPGLGFSTDAVSVDPPRRNLPSSSRRKIDVDKNNPNQTEGSSVLTRRFPNQESHPHALMNSVSTFMTSSQVEPTLFSSRYHGHLRRPYSDDLTEMMMLRNGFLMGRTTDLLDHFHNLRLDVDNMTYEQLLELGDRIGYVNTGLKESEIRRCLRKINPSASNTLFADRKCSICQDEYAREGQVGKLECGHSFHVQCVKQWLSRKNACPVCKKTAYVKP